One Nerophis ophidion isolate RoL-2023_Sa linkage group LG23, RoL_Noph_v1.0, whole genome shotgun sequence genomic window carries:
- the LOC133541373 gene encoding transmembrane protein 100, which translates to MGCTTGPLACQPQEGQSLEAGGAKVPEVLSSLERLSQATGGMEKSWYRCIFPFGIISLVIGVAGTGVTYTYNDLPQTKVVSVALLVTGLLLLAMATACWSVHKKKRRKKKEAGGGGGGSFTSEQCPL; encoded by the coding sequence ATGGGCTGCACCACGGGGCCCCTGGCTTGCCAGCCGCAAGAGGGGCAATCCCTGGAAGCCGGCGGCGCCAAAGTCCCTGAGGTGCTCTCCTCCCTGGAGCGTCTCTCGCAGGCCACCGGCGGCATGGAGAAGTCCTGGTACCGCTGCATCTTCCCCTTCGGCATCATCTCCCTGGTCATCGGCGTGGCGGGGACCGGGGTGACCTACACCTACAACGACCTGCCGCAAACCAAGGTGGTGTCGGTGGCGCTGCTCGTCACCGGACTGCTGCTGCTGGCGATGGCCACCGCCTGTTGGAGCGTGCACAAGAAGAAGCGGCGGAAAAAGAAGGAggctggcggcggcggcggcgggtcCTTCACCTCGGAGCAGTGCCCCCTGTGA